One Rhodospirillaceae bacterium genomic region harbors:
- a CDS encoding cytochrome c family protein, whose translation MXAIEINKYIGAALTTALFLMLVNMLADSIFRGHSKTAGPAYTIATVEFAPRDTEPAANKXPSLIVLLANADSDSGKKISKKCIACHTFSEGQDSKIGPNLWDVVGRDIASGTEFPYSNALQNIEGKWDFAELDKFLTSPKKYAKGTKMAFPGIGNPSDRADVLVYLRSLSSTPTDLPEN comes from the coding sequence ATGNCGGCAATAGAAATCAATAAATATATAGGAGCGGCCTTAACCACGGCGCTTTTCCTCATGCTCGTAAACATGCTGGCTGACAGCATATTTCGTGGCCACAGCAAAACGGCCGGTCCAGCTTATACTATCGCAACAGTTGAGTTTGCGCCGAGAGATACAGAGCCTGCCGCAAATAAGGNCCCAAGTCTAATCGTATTACTCGCCAACGCTGATAGCGATTCGGGCAAAAAAATAAGCAAGAAATGTATCGCCTGTCACACATTTTCTGAAGGCCAAGACTCTAAAATTGGCCCCAATTTATGGGATGTTGTTGGCCGTGATATCGCGTCAGGAACGGAGTTCCCATATTCAAATGCATTACAAAATATAGAAGGAAAATGGGACTTCGCTGAGCTTGATAAATTTTTGACCTCTCCAAAAAAATATGCAAAGGGTACCAAGATGGCCTTTCCGGGGATCGGGAACCCCTCAGATCGTGCCGATGTGCTTGTATACCTAAGAAGTCTTTCCTCAACGCCTACAGACTTGCCCGAGAACTGA
- a CDS encoding ABC transporter permease has protein sequence MSPLLKRKLDNFRQNRRGYYSLWTFLFLFALTLPAEFIANDTPLLIKFEGQIYYPIFISYPETSFGGDFETEPNYKDSYIQELINENGWMIWPLIPYRHDTIIYNLDSPAPSPPDRSNWLGTDDQARDVSARLIYGYRISVLFGLTLTICGSIIGILVGAIQGYFGGWIDLLGQRAIEIWSGLPILYLLIILASVVEPNFWWLLGLMLLFSWMTLVGVVRAEFLRARNFDFVKAARALGQSDFQIMFKHVLPNAMVSTLTFLPFILTGSVTILTSLDFLGFGLPPGSASLGELLNQGKNNLQAPWLGLTGFFILALMLSLLVFIGEAVRDAFDPRKLFPGRI, from the coding sequence ATATCTCCTTTATTAAAACGTAAACTCGATAACTTTAGGCAGAATCGCCGGGGATACTATAGCCTTTGGACATTTCTGTTCTTATTTGCGCTCACCCTGCCGGCTGAATTCATAGCTAATGATACTCCCCTCCTAATCAAATTTGAGGGGCAAATTTACTATCCTATTTTTATCTCTTATCCGGAGACCTCTTTCGGTGGCGATTTCGAGACAGAACCCAACTACAAGGATTCTTATATTCAAGAACTCATAAACGAAAACGGCTGGATGATCTGGCCTCTAATCCCATACCGACATGACACAATCATTTATAATCTAGACTCTCCTGCGCCCTCCCCACCCGACCGTTCGAATTGGCTTGGAACTGATGATCAGGCACGAGATGTTTCTGCGCGACTGATATACGGCTATCGTATTTCCGTACTATTTGGTCTGACACTAACAATCTGCGGATCCATCATCGGCATTCTGGTAGGTGCAATCCAGGGCTATTTCGGTGGGTGGATAGATTTACTGGGGCAACGAGCCATAGAAATTTGGTCAGGACTACCCATCCTTTATCTTTTGATCATTTTAGCCAGTGTTGTAGAGCCTAATTTTTGGTGGCTTCTAGGGCTCATGTTACTCTTTAGCTGGATGACCCTAGTCGGGGTTGTTCGCGCAGAATTTTTGCGAGCTCGAAACTTTGACTTTGTAAAGGCTGCCCGCGCCCTAGGACAAAGCGATTTTCAGATCATGTTTAAGCATGTTTTGCCTAATGCAATGGTGTCTACCCTCACCTTCCTACCTTTCATTTTGACAGGTTCCGTTACAATATTGACCTCTCTTGATTTTTTGGGATTTGGACTCCCCCCAGGATCCGCGTCTTTGGGNGAGCTGCTAAATCAGGGAAAAAATAATTTACAAGCTCCGTGGCTTGGCCTCACTGGCTTTTTTATCTTAGCCCTAATGCTATCACTTTTGGTATTCATTGGGGAAGCTGTCAGAGACGCCTTCGATCCACGAAAACTATTCCCTGGACGGATATAA
- a CDS encoding microcin ABC transporter permease (with YejAEF is involved in resistance to microcin C), translating to MAAYITRRLLLIIPTLFGIMLINFLVIQAAPGGPIENIXSQYAGTAVDATVRISGDSQAEVLGQAQIQNSTKVTSKYRGAQGLDPTLIAQLEAMYGFDLPLHQRFLKMLGNYLLFDFGESFFQDRSVVDLVKEKMPVSISLGLWTTLLIYLISIPLGIVKAIKDGSRFDLYSSAAVVVGNAIPGXXXAIFLIVVFAGGRYLDWFPLRGLTSANWEELSSPGKIVDYFWHMALPILSMVIAGFAGLTLLTKNSFLEEINKQYVITARAKGLTERKVXIGHIFRNAMLIVIAGFPSAFIGILFTGSLLTEIIFSLDGLGLLGFEAAINRDYPVMFATVYCFTLLGLIMHLIGDITYTMVDPRIDFENREV from the coding sequence ATGGCAGCATATATAACACGGCGCCTATTGCTAATAATCCCGACCTTATTTGGGATTATGTTGATCAATTTCCTAGTAATTCAAGCTGCGCCGGGCGGTCCCATTGAAAATATAATNTCTCAATATGCAGGCACTGCGGTTGACGCTACAGTGCGGATCTCCGGCGACTCACAAGCAGAGGTACTGGGCCAAGCCCAGATTCAGAATAGTACCAAGGTCACTAGTAAGTACCGGGGTGCCCAGGGCCTTGATCCAACGCTCATCGCACAGCTTGAGGCCATGTATGGTTTTGACCTTCCACTGCACCAGAGGTTTCTTAAAATGTTGGGAAACTATCTCCTTTTTGATTTCGGCGAGAGCTTTTTTCAGGACCGCAGCGTCGTTGATCTCGTAAAGGAAAAAATGCCGGTTTCCATATCCTTGGGTCTATGGACCACTTTACTTATTTATCTGATTTCAATTCCCCTGGGCATTGTAAAAGCAATTAAAGATGGATCNCGGTTTGATTTATACAGTTCTGCAGCTGTNGTCGTCGGCAATGCCATACCTGGCTTNTTNTTNGCAATCTTTCTTATTGTTGTATTTGCAGGCGGCAGGTATTTGGATTGGTTTCCTCTACGCGGCCTCACTTCAGCCAACTGGGAAGAACTAAGCAGCCCTGGAAAGATAGTAGATTATTTTTGGCATATGGCGCTGCCTATCTTGTCCATGGTGATTGCTGGGTTTGCAGGACTTACCCTCTTAACAAAAAACTCCTTCCTAGAGGAAATAAATAAACAATACGTAATTACAGCAAGAGCAAAGGGGCTAACAGAGCGCAAAGTTNTGATAGGACACATTTTTCGAAATGCCATGCTAATCGTTATCGCAGGCTTTCCCAGTGCGTTTATTGGAATACTTTTTACAGGCTCACTTCTAACAGAAATTATTTTTTCTCTTGATGGCCTTGGCCTACTTGGCTTCGAGGCCGCCATAAATCGTGACTATCCCGTTATGTTCGCCACTGTTTATTGCTTCACCCTTTTAGGACTTATCATGCATCTCATTGGAGATATAACNTATACCATGGTCGATCCACGAATCGACTTTGAAAATCGCGAGGTGTAG